Proteins from a single region of Caloramator sp. E03:
- a CDS encoding DUF1858 domain-containing protein has protein sequence MITKDMSITEIVSKYPQTVDVFVKYGMSCFGUMAARFENLEQGALAHGIDVDSLVKDLNSILK, from the coding sequence ATGATAACAAAGGATATGAGCATAACAGAAATAGTATCAAAATATCCTCAAACTGTTGATGTTTTCGTAAAATATGGCATGAGCTGTTTTGGATGAATGGCAGCAAGATTTGAAAACTTAGAGCAGGGTGCTCTAGCTCATGGAATAGATGTTGACTCCCTTGTAAAGGATTTAAATTCAATATTAAAGTAA
- a CDS encoding DUF1858 domain-containing protein: protein MITKDMPITDIVSKYPETVEVFASYGMGCIGCMAARFENLEQGAMAHGIDVNKLVEDLNAKIKK from the coding sequence ATGATAACTAAAGATATGCCTATAACTGATATTGTATCAAAATATCCTGAAACTGTGGAAGTTTTTGCATCTTACGGAATGGGATGTATTGGCTGTATGGCAGCAAGGTTTGAGAATTTAGAGCAGGGTGCTATGGCACACGGAATAGATGTTAACAAGCTTGTTGAGGATTTAAATGCAAAAATAAAAAAATAA
- a CDS encoding HEAT repeat domain-containing protein — protein MKNISWDDISKLSDSEITYLLYLEGKSIDVICKIRNLEKSKVEKQIIECKIKYRIFENSKSEKDIITKLKKCFKSERLSIIELLQKEDKENLENYVINNLFNCSKEDCSFYIWLLGELKSKRAVLPICAFLKSNDGNIKRICCSALGKIGDVSAEDALISCLNDEKPQVVQYAIKSLGKIKSKKALPYLNKIINTKNQKEYIINSAIFSIKEIIKGDKID, from the coding sequence ATGAAAAATATATCATGGGATGATATATCTAAACTTTCTGATTCAGAAATTACATATCTTCTTTATCTGGAAGGTAAAAGCATAGATGTTATATGTAAGATTAGAAATTTAGAAAAATCAAAAGTTGAAAAACAAATAATTGAATGTAAAATAAAATATAGAATATTTGAAAATTCAAAGTCAGAAAAAGATATAATAACAAAGCTCAAAAAATGTTTTAAAAGCGAACGCTTATCGATTATAGAACTGCTCCAAAAAGAAGATAAAGAAAATCTTGAAAATTATGTTATTAATAACCTTTTTAATTGTTCAAAGGAGGACTGCTCATTTTATATATGGTTATTGGGAGAGCTTAAAAGTAAAAGAGCTGTTCTACCAATATGCGCTTTTTTAAAAAGTAACGATGGAAATATAAAAAGGATTTGCTGTTCTGCCCTTGGGAAAATAGGAGATGTTTCTGCAGAAGATGCCTTAATTTCATGTTTAAATGATGAAAAACCTCAAGTAGTACAGTATGCAATAAAATCCCTTGGAAAAATTAAAAGCAAAAAGGCTCTTCCATACTTGAATAAAATTATAAATACTAAAAATCAAAAAGAATATATTATAAATTCAGCTATTTTTTCTATTAAAGAAATAATAAAGGGTGATAAGATTGACTAA
- a CDS encoding YigZ family protein — protein sequence MTKQFYTVLNKVEVSFEEKKSIFICNIKRVENEDDALKFINEIKDKYKDATHNVYAYITNNGISMRYSDDGEPQGTAGPPVLEVLKREKLNDVAAVVTRYFGGTLLGASGLIRAYSTSCKMGIDAAKKVMRKEGCIFEMTFDYDKYGKIQNYLQRKNVIINNSEFLEKVKLNITCFKDDFDKIRYDMIEFMNGNDICNLKYDIMCYVDSDNKIMEV from the coding sequence TTGACTAAACAGTTTTATACAGTCTTAAATAAAGTTGAAGTATCCTTTGAAGAAAAAAAATCTATTTTTATATGCAATATTAAAAGAGTTGAAAATGAAGATGATGCTTTAAAATTTATAAATGAAATCAAAGACAAATACAAAGATGCAACTCATAACGTTTATGCGTACATTACAAACAATGGCATATCAATGAGATATTCCGATGATGGTGAACCGCAAGGAACTGCTGGTCCTCCCGTACTTGAAGTTTTAAAGAGGGAAAAATTAAACGATGTTGCAGCTGTTGTTACAAGATATTTTGGAGGCACACTGCTTGGGGCCTCTGGTCTTATTAGAGCCTATAGCACATCTTGTAAAATGGGAATAGATGCAGCTAAAAAAGTAATGCGTAAGGAAGGCTGTATATTTGAAATGACATTTGACTATGATAAATATGGTAAGATTCAAAACTATCTTCAAAGGAAAAACGTAATAATAAACAATTCCGAGTTCCTTGAAAAAGTAAAGTTAAATATTACTTGTTTTAAAGATGATTTTGATAAAATCCGCTATGATATGATTGAATTTATGAATGGGAATGATATATGTAACTTAAAATATGATATAATGTGTTATGTAGATTCTGATAACAAAATAATGGAGGTATAA
- a CDS encoding CoA-binding protein yields MDISEFKNKKVWAVVGNIHNKDKFAYKIYKFLKDKGYTVYPVDPTGKNVDGEKTYTSLLELPEVPESVNMVINPVKGIEYLNQIHQLDIKYLWFQPGAESMELVERALANNINVVYNKCVLIEF; encoded by the coding sequence ATGGATATATCTGAGTTTAAGAATAAAAAAGTATGGGCTGTAGTCGGAAACATACACAATAAAGATAAATTTGCTTATAAAATATATAAATTCCTTAAAGATAAAGGCTATACTGTATATCCTGTTGATCCAACTGGTAAAAATGTTGACGGTGAAAAGACTTATACATCATTACTTGAGCTTCCTGAAGTACCAGAATCCGTTAATATGGTTATAAACCCTGTAAAAGGAATTGAATATTTAAACCAAATACATCAACTTGATATAAAATACCTTTGGTTTCAACCTGGAGCTGAAAGCATGGAGCTTGTTGAAAGAGCATTAGCAAACAATATAAATGTAGTTTATAATAAATGTGTTCTTATTGAATTTTAG
- a CDS encoding DUF5050 domain-containing protein, whose product MGKKVGFFLIIIISVYLNFNTLAKTMISKNYNETKLLMPKMYFVNEGYIYYVSENDGLIYKVRVDGKDKKQITKDRVFTDGMLLSGMIMDGKFIYYINESDKNRLYRINRDGTGKICIAKRSLDISDGFYLLNGYIYYFSGFNFFKISIDGKEMKLTYREREICQMYFNSFKKILYNNYIYFLQRDGIYKIKIDGTNKCKVVSGGIYDFKVVNSSVFYINEKDLCLYKDGKKIVNNRILKDTGYEWIGNFDISNEYIYYTNADDDMKIYKMKIDTKEKSIIGVKAASFKVNGNIYYIDSVDRTGLYNTDLNGKKNYEIAKGQLLYIYEVDNDLIFYSTYPEDENDFYLGRCFVVQKNGKTAFELN is encoded by the coding sequence ATGGGTAAAAAGGTTGGGTTTTTTTTAATTATAATTATTTCAGTCTATCTGAATTTTAATACTTTGGCAAAAACTATGATATCAAAAAATTATAATGAAACAAAACTTCTAATGCCAAAGATGTACTTTGTGAATGAAGGATACATTTATTATGTTAGTGAAAATGATGGATTAATATATAAGGTTAGAGTTGATGGAAAGGATAAAAAGCAAATAACTAAAGATAGGGTTTTTACTGATGGTATGCTCCTATCTGGGATGATTATGGATGGTAAATTTATTTATTATATAAATGAAAGCGATAAAAACAGATTATATAGGATAAATAGGGATGGTACAGGAAAGATTTGCATTGCTAAAAGAAGTTTAGATATTTCTGATGGATTTTATTTATTAAATGGTTATATATATTATTTTTCTGGGTTTAATTTTTTTAAGATTAGTATAGATGGAAAGGAAATGAAGCTAACCTATAGGGAGAGAGAAATATGCCAAATGTATTTTAACTCCTTCAAAAAAATATTATATAATAACTATATTTATTTTCTTCAAAGAGATGGAATATACAAAATAAAAATTGACGGGACAAATAAATGCAAGGTAGTATCTGGAGGAATATATGATTTTAAAGTTGTAAATTCTTCTGTATTTTATATAAATGAAAAGGACTTATGCTTATATAAAGATGGAAAGAAAATAGTAAATAACAGAATTTTAAAGGATACGGGATATGAATGGATTGGAAATTTTGATATAAGCAATGAATATATTTATTATACTAATGCAGATGATGATATGAAAATATATAAAATGAAAATAGACACAAAGGAAAAAAGTATTATTGGTGTTAAGGCTGCAAGCTTTAAAGTAAACGGCAATATCTATTATATAGATAGCGTTGATAGAACTGGATTGTATAACACTGATTTGAATGGTAAGAAAAATTATGAGATTGCAAAAGGTCAACTTCTTTATATATATGAAGTTGATAATGATCTTATATTCTATAGCACTTATCCTGAAGACGAAAATGACTTTTATCTTGGAAGATGTTTTGTTGTACAAAAAAATGGTAAAACAGCTTTTGAACTTAATTGA
- a CDS encoding histidinol phosphate phosphatase has translation MFNCHVHTSFSSDCNMGINEAIEVLNEKKLGVIITDHMDLGLCEDGRFTFDVKEYFNEYEKYRNDRLLLGIEIGMTKDYKNENKKIALNSPFDYVLGSLHVVNGFDPFYDEYYVGKNKKEAYEEYFLCMLENIKIYDFIDCLGHIDYIARYGRFEDKEIYYDDYKDFIDEILKIVAQRDISIEINTRRLEDKVAYENLYNIYKRFKELGGKIVTIGSDSHKAIDIEKNLNEALKMIKDLKLTPVYYKNRKAVEYSI, from the coding sequence ATGTTTAATTGTCATGTTCATACGAGCTTTTCTAGTGATTGTAATATGGGTATAAATGAAGCAATTGAAGTATTAAATGAAAAAAAATTAGGAGTTATTATAACAGATCACATGGATTTAGGATTGTGTGAAGATGGAAGATTTACCTTTGATGTTAAAGAGTATTTTAATGAGTATGAAAAATATAGAAATGACAGACTCCTTCTTGGAATTGAAATAGGAATGACAAAAGATTATAAAAATGAGAATAAGAAAATAGCCCTCAATAGTCCTTTTGACTATGTATTAGGTTCTCTTCATGTTGTAAATGGATTTGATCCTTTTTATGATGAATATTATGTTGGAAAAAATAAAAAGGAGGCTTATGAAGAATATTTCCTGTGTATGCTTGAAAACATTAAAATCTATGATTTTATTGACTGCCTTGGACATATAGATTATATAGCAAGATACGGCAGATTTGAAGATAAAGAGATTTATTATGACGACTATAAAGATTTTATTGACGAAATTTTAAAAATAGTGGCTCAAAGAGATATATCAATAGAGATAAATACAAGAAGGCTTGAGGATAAAGTAGCTTATGAAAATCTTTATAATATATATAAAAGGTTTAAAGAACTTGGAGGAAAGATAGTAACTATTGGATCAGACAGTCATAAAGCTATTGATATAGAAAAGAATTTAAATGAAGCTTTGAAAATGATAAAGGATTTAAAATTAACTCCAGTATACTATAAAAATAGAAAAGCTGTTGAATATAGTATTTAG
- a CDS encoding DUF1540 domain-containing protein — MANQINRSIGCNVTECKYHAQNEPYCSLTRIEVTHHEEPARRKESTDCHSFEPK; from the coding sequence ATGGCCAATCAAATTAACCGTAGTATAGGCTGTAATGTTACAGAATGTAAATATCATGCTCAAAACGAACCATACTGTTCACTTACAAGAATTGAAGTTACTCATCATGAAGAACCTGCAAGAAGAAAAGAAAGTACAGATTGTCACAGCTTTGAACCAAAGTAA
- a CDS encoding phosphodiester glycosidase family protein produces the protein MAKKKRFISLFTSLLFVAGIFNGNIKEVKAAPGVEIELYNKPIAKGITYIEKQIYTTNNIKQRMNIITADLNDNDVDMIFSKAKDVVNKYDTLSQQIQREIFKGNNVVAGINADMFSMTTGVSTGPQIKEGALLAGYFARSEEKIYPVFGIDSNKSPFIENIYMEGKLTAGGETVDIYNINRESFKDNIIVLTSQINEYKKIDFSSYASNGALTIVRGIKGPIKLGVEYEGVVESLGIGSKNIKIPDDGIIIASNGTKFDWVKSHVKEGDKIKIKFDFNKKGIVEAVGTYAYIVKDGRALTVDEMVKNGAAYSHVTSRKARSAIGITKDKKVIAVTVDYGKPSAGISDGITFTEMANVMLNMGAVVAAALDGGGSTQMNVRLYGNDFIDVVNKPSDGRERAITNGILFVSKSSKTYEAGDIVVDKDITIYKNSTFKFNLKGVDTNINPVNLTKINITWTTEGGIGQIDSNGNFKAGSKTANGSVIATLKNAVGKANVNVVENLDALSFTESGPILLQAGAKKQFNLSAKCDGEIPVIISNSTAKWSISGDIGTIDSNGLLTVKAKKGNGTVTAEAGGLKATIQIIVGQDSTVIDNFEHADLKRYTVDGYVGGTGTITSQVSKNGKYSLKVSYDYKNWTKQYNGTINIRPTFQDKNGNDINSLYTTYVRPKKIGMWVYGDGHAPWLRVVLTDGESNSRTIDIVQRINWTGWKYVDADIPSDMPLPISLNYFYMVECDKNLNYKGTVYFDDIRFTYTDNEDFKGPEFYDFKPSGSVYSSSTTISVTIKDKSGINKNSIVARLDGKVVSAIFNESTGVLTYNAKYLSKGTHTFEVEASDKLSNKNNPIFKRTFIVDLDKDIESPTITNITPLDSSIIKTVTPRISFNIKDNRSGVNNSDIFVYLDDKRLSTYYDSSSGWGYALTENLTKGEHRLVIYAKDKAGNTSEQNVVKFTVEPIKGPLNPNNFTVSFISDSHDDGYAYELYNIINNDNSELIIQNGDLVDTDSEEEWKDAQNEVSIIKNKPIMFNAGNHEAMSGNLNNYIKYFGSPTYSFEFGNSLFISLNSAIGQSITASDSMQFDYLQRVLNKTNKTNIFIYTHVPTKDYFNTGHQMVAGDAAKLESILSDYKKKNPSKNINVVFGHLHAFKSWSVGGVVYTVDGNGGNKRYVSPANGGFLSYTKFNVAGSSVYKKVVPIVQSISILDSLKDKTGQIILPVGTKKQLNMYGDFTLLSCDYIIPLTAFREMDSNWVSDNPSVVSVDQFGKITTLKPGTANISLSVLGKSTTMRIMVVDQKDVVPSGISLSSKLLNVTPGTSTVLSVIGYDLYGNAYDIDNSLINFKVNEKYGKIDNGTFTAKTVNEDTIVEIIAEFKGLISKCSIKILKPKQNK, from the coding sequence ATGGCAAAGAAAAAAAGATTTATTTCATTATTTACAAGCCTGCTTTTTGTAGCAGGAATTTTTAATGGAAATATAAAGGAGGTTAAAGCTGCACCAGGTGTTGAGATTGAACTTTATAATAAACCAATTGCAAAGGGTATTACATATATTGAGAAGCAGATATATACAACAAATAATATAAAGCAGAGAATGAATATAATTACGGCAGATTTAAATGATAATGATGTAGATATGATATTCTCAAAGGCAAAGGATGTAGTAAATAAATACGACACATTAAGCCAGCAGATACAAAGGGAGATATTTAAAGGTAATAACGTTGTTGCTGGTATTAATGCAGATATGTTTAGTATGACAACTGGTGTAAGTACAGGCCCACAGATAAAGGAAGGTGCACTTCTTGCAGGATATTTTGCAAGGAGTGAGGAAAAGATATATCCTGTATTTGGAATAGATAGCAACAAAAGCCCATTTATTGAAAATATATATATGGAAGGAAAATTAACTGCAGGCGGAGAAACTGTAGATATATATAATATAAACAGGGAAAGCTTTAAGGATAATATTATAGTTTTGACTTCACAGATAAATGAATATAAGAAAATAGATTTTTCAAGCTATGCATCAAATGGAGCACTTACGATTGTTAGAGGAATAAAAGGACCTATTAAGCTTGGAGTAGAATATGAAGGTGTTGTTGAATCATTGGGAATAGGAAGTAAAAACATTAAAATTCCAGATGATGGTATTATAATTGCAAGTAATGGAACTAAGTTTGATTGGGTTAAATCCCATGTAAAAGAAGGGGACAAGATTAAAATAAAATTTGATTTTAATAAAAAGGGAATAGTAGAGGCTGTTGGAACCTATGCCTATATTGTAAAGGATGGAAGGGCATTAACTGTTGATGAAATGGTTAAAAATGGGGCAGCATACTCCCATGTAACCTCAAGAAAAGCAAGGAGTGCCATAGGAATTACAAAGGATAAAAAGGTTATTGCTGTTACTGTTGATTATGGTAAGCCTTCTGCGGGAATTAGTGATGGAATAACATTTACTGAGATGGCAAATGTCATGCTAAATATGGGAGCAGTTGTAGCTGCAGCTTTAGATGGTGGCGGTTCAACTCAGATGAACGTAAGGCTGTATGGGAATGATTTTATTGATGTTGTAAACAAGCCCTCAGATGGCAGAGAAAGAGCAATTACTAATGGTATTCTTTTTGTAAGCAAAAGTTCTAAAACCTATGAAGCAGGGGATATAGTAGTAGACAAGGATATTACTATATATAAAAATTCGACATTTAAATTCAATTTAAAGGGAGTAGATACTAATATCAATCCTGTAAACTTAACAAAAATCAACATAACATGGACAACGGAGGGTGGTATAGGGCAAATAGATTCTAATGGCAATTTTAAGGCAGGCTCAAAAACTGCAAATGGAAGTGTTATAGCGACATTAAAAAATGCAGTTGGAAAAGCAAATGTTAACGTTGTTGAAAATCTTGATGCATTAAGCTTTACAGAAAGTGGTCCGATACTGCTTCAAGCTGGCGCAAAAAAACAGTTTAATCTAAGTGCAAAATGTGATGGAGAGATACCTGTTATAATTAGTAATTCAACTGCTAAATGGAGTATTTCAGGTGATATTGGTACTATTGATTCAAATGGACTTTTAACAGTAAAAGCTAAGAAAGGAAACGGTACTGTAACAGCTGAAGCAGGAGGTCTTAAAGCAACAATTCAGATTATTGTTGGGCAGGATTCTACAGTTATAGATAATTTTGAACATGCTGATTTAAAACGTTATACTGTTGATGGATATGTTGGAGGGACAGGTACAATCACATCACAGGTATCAAAAAATGGAAAGTACAGCTTAAAGGTAAGCTATGATTACAAAAATTGGACAAAACAATATAATGGGACAATTAATATAAGACCTACCTTTCAAGATAAAAATGGAAATGATATTAATTCACTTTATACTACTTATGTAAGACCTAAAAAAATAGGAATGTGGGTTTATGGAGATGGCCATGCACCATGGCTTAGGGTTGTTTTAACTGATGGAGAATCAAATAGCAGAACAATTGATATTGTCCAAAGAATCAACTGGACTGGTTGGAAGTATGTTGATGCAGATATACCATCAGATATGCCTCTACCAATATCCCTAAACTATTTTTATATGGTAGAATGTGATAAAAATTTAAATTATAAAGGTACAGTATATTTTGATGATATAAGATTTACATATACTGATAATGAAGATTTCAAAGGACCTGAGTTTTATGATTTTAAACCAAGTGGCAGTGTATATAGCAGTAGCACAACAATATCAGTAACTATAAAGGATAAATCGGGGATTAATAAAAATTCAATAGTAGCAAGACTAGATGGAAAGGTAGTTTCAGCAATTTTCAATGAGTCAACAGGTGTTTTGACTTATAATGCAAAATACTTATCAAAGGGAACTCATACTTTTGAGGTTGAGGCTTCTGATAAGCTTTCAAACAAAAACAATCCAATTTTTAAAAGGACGTTTATTGTTGATCTTGATAAGGATATTGAAAGCCCTACAATTACCAACATAACTCCACTTGATAGCTCAATTATAAAAACAGTAACTCCAAGAATAAGTTTTAATATAAAGGATAACCGTTCTGGAGTTAATAATTCTGATATATTTGTTTATTTAGATGATAAGAGATTGTCTACTTATTATGATAGTAGTTCAGGATGGGGGTATGCACTTACTGAAAATCTCACAAAGGGAGAACATAGATTAGTTATATATGCAAAGGATAAAGCAGGTAATACTTCAGAACAAAATGTAGTAAAGTTTACAGTTGAACCAATTAAAGGCCCTTTAAATCCTAATAATTTTACTGTATCCTTTATTTCTGATAGCCATGATGATGGGTATGCTTATGAACTTTATAATATTATAAATAATGATAATTCAGAGCTTATTATACAAAATGGCGATCTTGTTGATACAGATTCTGAAGAAGAATGGAAAGACGCACAAAATGAGGTTTCAATTATCAAAAATAAGCCAATAATGTTTAATGCAGGTAACCATGAAGCTATGTCTGGAAATCTTAATAATTATATAAAATACTTTGGATCACCAACCTATAGTTTTGAATTTGGTAATTCACTGTTTATTTCTTTAAACAGCGCAATTGGGCAGAGCATTACAGCATCTGATTCTATGCAATTTGACTATCTTCAAAGGGTTCTTAATAAAACGAATAAGACGAACATATTTATATATACACACGTTCCAACAAAGGATTATTTTAATACAGGTCATCAGATGGTTGCAGGTGATGCGGCAAAGCTTGAAAGTATATTAAGCGATTATAAGAAAAAAAATCCTTCAAAAAATATAAATGTAGTATTTGGGCATTTACATGCCTTTAAGAGTTGGAGTGTTGGAGGAGTTGTCTACACAGTCGATGGTAACGGAGGAAATAAGAGATATGTAAGCCCTGCCAATGGAGGATTTTTATCCTATACAAAATTCAATGTAGCTGGCAGTAGTGTATATAAAAAGGTTGTACCAATAGTTCAGAGTATATCAATATTAGATTCTTTAAAGGATAAAACAGGGCAGATAATTCTTCCTGTTGGAACAAAGAAACAGCTAAATATGTATGGAGATTTTACTTTGCTAAGCTGTGATTATATAATACCATTAACAGCTTTTAGAGAGATGGATTCAAATTGGGTATCTGATAATCCATCGGTAGTATCAGTAGACCAGTTCGGGAAAATAACTACTTTAAAACCCGGTACAGCAAATATAAGCTTAAGTGTTTTAGGTAAAAGTACCACGATGAGGATTATGGTAGTAGATCAAAAGGATGTAGTTCCTTCAGGAATTTCTTTAAGCTCTAAATTGTTAAATGTAACACCAGGAACAAGTACAGTATTGTCAGTAATTGGCTATGACCTTTATGGAAATGCTTATGATATAGATAATAGCCTTATAAATTTCAAAGTAAATGAGAAATATGGAAAAATTGACAATGGAACCTTTACTGCAAAAACTGTAAATGAGGATACAATTGTTGAAATAATAGCAGAGTTTAAAGGATTAATTTCAAAATGCAGCATTAAAATTTTAAAGCCTAAACAAAACAAATAG